In one window of Neisseria subflava DNA:
- a CDS encoding AzlC family ABC transporter permease: MNHTASPRSEFLRGIKETSPMLIGLLPWALILGMQGGQKGMSWLEMLLMTGMNFAGGSEFAAVNLWTNPLPIMLIATVTFMINSRHILMGAAIAPYMRDMPLKKAMPALFFMCDESWAMAFAEIQKRKAAGLPAFNMPFYAGVCFILYVTWIGFAAFGAAVGPMFGDVAAWSFGMAFPAVFLVLLRGMWKSFAASRPWFVSLIVACVTYLTVDGAWYVPAGTLSGLLAAYLWGEQK; this comes from the coding sequence ATGAATCACACTGCTTCTCCTCGCTCAGAATTTCTGCGCGGTATCAAAGAAACATCGCCCATGCTGATCGGCTTGTTGCCGTGGGCGCTGATTTTGGGCATGCAGGGCGGGCAGAAAGGCATGAGTTGGCTGGAAATGCTGCTGATGACGGGCATGAACTTTGCCGGAGGCTCGGAATTTGCCGCAGTCAATTTGTGGACAAATCCTTTGCCGATTATGCTGATTGCAACAGTTACGTTTATGATTAATTCGCGCCATATCCTGATGGGTGCAGCGATTGCGCCGTATATGAGGGATATGCCGCTGAAAAAGGCGATGCCTGCGCTGTTTTTTATGTGTGATGAAAGCTGGGCAATGGCGTTTGCTGAAATTCAAAAGCGTAAGGCGGCAGGTTTGCCAGCGTTCAATATGCCGTTTTATGCCGGCGTGTGTTTTATTTTGTATGTAACTTGGATTGGTTTTGCGGCGTTTGGCGCGGCAGTCGGCCCGATGTTCGGCGATGTGGCGGCTTGGAGCTTCGGCATGGCGTTTCCTGCAGTGTTTTTGGTGTTGCTGCGCGGGATGTGGAAGAGCTTTGCGGCTTCACGCCCTTGGTTTGTCAGCCTGATTGTGGCGTGCGTAACCTATTTGACCGTAGATGGCGCATGGTATGTTCCGGCCGGAACGTTGTCGGGCTTGTTGGCGGCGTATTTGTGGGGAGAGCAAAAATGA
- a CDS encoding AzlD family protein has product MKDLLSLQSFLLFLSMLAVTYSTRLIGFFALRNRTLSRRAQVVMEAAPGCVLISVIAPYFVSDKPHELIAIALTVLAASRFSMLVTVLIGVGTSGILGYLMK; this is encoded by the coding sequence ATGAAGGATTTGTTGTCGCTGCAATCGTTTTTGCTGTTTTTAAGCATGTTGGCCGTTACTTATTCAACCCGATTAATCGGCTTTTTTGCATTGCGCAACCGTACGTTGAGCCGTCGCGCGCAAGTGGTTATGGAGGCTGCGCCGGGCTGCGTGTTGATTTCTGTGATTGCGCCTTATTTTGTATCGGACAAACCGCATGAGCTGATAGCCATTGCTTTGACGGTATTAGCCGCCAGCCGGTTTTCGATGTTGGTGACGGTATTAATCGGCGTTGGCACTTCGGGCATACTCGGTTATTTGATGAAATAA
- the rlmB gene encoding 23S rRNA (guanosine(2251)-2'-O)-methyltransferase RlmB: MANQRLIYGFHAVNARLWQNPKSITELYIQEGKSDARTRDVLDKAASENVRVHFADADRLNAISKGARHQGVVGFIDASKNHVHLEDVLENLSEPPFLLVLDGITDPHNLGACLRTADAMGVHAVIAPKDKSAGLNATVSKVACGAAETVPYITVTNLARTLRELKEYGIWIVGTDMGGDSDLYHCDLPDSVAWVMGNEGEGMRRLTREHCDMLVSIPMFGTVESMNVSVSAGMVLSETRRQRVLKAEK, from the coding sequence ATGGCAAACCAACGACTCATCTATGGCTTTCACGCCGTCAATGCCCGTTTGTGGCAAAACCCGAAATCGATTACCGAACTCTATATCCAAGAGGGCAAATCCGATGCGCGCACCCGCGATGTATTGGATAAAGCGGCCTCTGAAAACGTGCGCGTACATTTTGCCGATGCCGACCGCCTGAATGCCATCAGCAAAGGGGCGCGCCATCAGGGCGTAGTAGGGTTTATCGATGCTTCCAAAAACCATGTTCACTTGGAAGATGTGTTGGAAAACCTGAGCGAACCTCCGTTTTTGCTGGTATTGGACGGCATTACCGACCCGCACAACCTCGGCGCATGCCTGCGTACCGCCGACGCAATGGGCGTGCATGCCGTGATTGCGCCCAAAGACAAAAGCGCCGGCCTGAATGCGACCGTCAGCAAAGTTGCCTGTGGTGCGGCGGAAACTGTGCCGTATATTACCGTAACCAATCTTGCCCGTACTTTGCGTGAGCTGAAAGAATACGGCATTTGGATTGTCGGCACAGACATGGGCGGCGACTCCGACCTTTACCACTGCGACTTGCCCGACAGCGTGGCCTGGGTAATGGGCAACGAAGGCGAAGGCATGCGCCGCCTGACGCGCGAACATTGCGATATGCTGGTATCGATTCCGATGTTTGGCACGGTAGAAAGCATGAACGTTTCCGTCAGCGCAGGCATGGTATTGAGCGAAACCCGCCGTCAACGGGTGTTGAAAGCAGAGAAATAA
- a CDS encoding LysR family transcriptional regulator: MQNFNELNYFLTLAQTQSFVKAGQLLGISSSALSHSMKNLETRLNLRLFNRTTRNVSLTEAGQQLFDQLSPLYQAINQEVVALNDFLNTPSGLIRINAPSMAAEAVLYPKLKPILNQYPKTRLEIVVDDRWADIVKEGFDMGVRLGNKVAKEMIAVPISAPLKMVLVASPDYLAKHGSPKNIDDLQQHRLIGAKLSAEHGAEMQWEFKYKKELITFTPKSHFSINNHLRLQAVSDGLGITWLPHIIAADALHSGQLVELLPEYAITYDPLYLYYPSRRGHSNVFKLIVDALRVEVI, from the coding sequence ATGCAGAACTTTAACGAGCTGAATTATTTTTTGACACTCGCGCAAACGCAGAGTTTTGTGAAAGCGGGGCAACTTTTGGGGATTTCTTCTTCGGCGTTGAGCCACAGCATGAAAAATTTAGAAACGCGGCTGAACCTGCGCCTGTTCAACCGCACTACGCGCAATGTGTCGCTGACCGAAGCCGGACAGCAGCTTTTCGACCAACTTTCCCCGCTTTATCAAGCCATAAACCAAGAAGTCGTTGCATTAAATGATTTTTTGAATACGCCATCGGGATTGATTCGCATCAACGCCCCGTCGATGGCAGCGGAAGCCGTGTTGTATCCAAAATTAAAGCCGATTTTGAACCAATACCCGAAAACCCGCTTGGAAATCGTGGTGGACGACCGCTGGGCAGATATTGTGAAAGAAGGATTTGATATGGGCGTTCGGTTAGGTAACAAGGTAGCGAAAGAGATGATTGCGGTGCCAATTTCTGCGCCGCTCAAAATGGTATTGGTTGCCTCGCCCGATTATTTGGCGAAACACGGTTCACCGAAAAATATTGATGATCTGCAACAACACCGCCTTATCGGCGCAAAGCTCTCCGCCGAACACGGCGCGGAGATGCAGTGGGAATTCAAATACAAAAAAGAGCTGATTACGTTCACGCCCAAATCGCACTTTTCCATCAACAATCATCTGCGTCTGCAAGCCGTTTCAGACGGCCTCGGCATCACTTGGCTGCCGCATATCATCGCCGCAGACGCGCTCCATTCTGGGCAGTTGGTCGAGCTGTTGCCCGAGTACGCCATCACTTACGATCCGCTTTATCTCTATTACCCCAGCCGCCGCGGGCATTCGAATGTGTTTAAGCTGATTGTGGATGCGCTGCGGGTGGAGGTCATCTGA
- a CDS encoding NAD(P)H-dependent oxidoreductase has product MNILLLNGGKEFGHSHGELNHTLHQKAKEVLTALGHNVKETVIDAGYDVEAEIEKFLWMDAVIWQMPVWWMHEPWTVKKYIDEVFIAGHGKLYHSDGRHRVSPTEGFGTGGLLQGKKHMLSLTWNAPIEAFTREGDFFEGKDVDAVYMPFHKLNEFIGLTRLPTFTCNDVVKNPQVEQYFADYQAHLKKVFG; this is encoded by the coding sequence ATGAACATTTTATTATTAAACGGTGGTAAAGAATTCGGCCATTCGCATGGTGAGTTAAACCACACGCTTCACCAAAAAGCGAAAGAAGTTTTGACCGCACTTGGACACAATGTAAAAGAAACTGTGATTGATGCTGGCTATGATGTTGAGGCAGAAATCGAAAAATTCTTGTGGATGGATGCCGTAATTTGGCAGATGCCTGTTTGGTGGATGCACGAGCCTTGGACAGTGAAGAAATACATAGACGAAGTATTTATCGCTGGACACGGCAAGCTTTACCACAGTGATGGCCGTCATCGTGTTAGTCCAACTGAAGGCTTCGGTACAGGTGGTTTGTTGCAAGGCAAAAAACACATGCTTTCGCTTACTTGGAATGCGCCGATTGAAGCGTTCACCCGTGAAGGCGACTTCTTTGAAGGCAAAGATGTGGATGCTGTGTACATGCCTTTCCACAAACTCAACGAGTTCATCGGTTTGACCCGTCTACCGACATTTACATGTAACGATGTAGTTAAAAATCCACAAGTAGAACAATACTTCGCAGACTACCAAGCACATTTGAAAAAAGTGTTTGGTTAA
- a CDS encoding aldo/keto reductase has translation MAQVITRWLVERDIIVLAKSTKPERMAENLNVFDFALSDEDKAEIAKLDGTFAAIVNHDTVDNLKRVSAWKMGV, from the coding sequence GTGGCGCAAGTGATTACCCGCTGGCTGGTGGAACGCGACATCATCGTGTTGGCAAAATCCACCAAACCCGAACGCATGGCGGAGAACTTGAACGTCTTTGACTTTGCACTCAGCGATGAAGACAAAGCCGAAATTGCCAAACTGGACGGCACGTTCGCCGCCATCGTCAATCACGACACGGTGGATAATTTGAAACGCGTCTCCGCGTGGAAAATGGGCGTGTAA
- a CDS encoding OsmC family protein, translating to MINGLDIERFRTTMAAIENDHTKGKAALRADSRWVSGTKNEISVRRFPAFTTDEPRNMGGENAAPNPMEYLIGAAAGCCSIGFELQAAQAGVKLEQFEISARGGIDMAKLFGMEDGYGGLDNLVLTIKVKADADLPTLQNFADRSAANSPVLNSLKARAKVIVEKI from the coding sequence ATGATTAATGGGTTAGATATCGAACGTTTCCGAACTACCATGGCAGCGATTGAAAACGACCATACAAAAGGCAAGGCAGCATTACGCGCCGATTCGCGCTGGGTATCCGGCACGAAGAACGAAATCTCCGTGCGCCGCTTCCCTGCCTTTACCACAGACGAACCGAGAAATATGGGCGGTGAAAACGCCGCCCCAAATCCGATGGAATACCTGATCGGCGCTGCGGCAGGCTGCTGCTCCATAGGTTTCGAGTTGCAAGCAGCACAGGCAGGCGTGAAACTGGAACAGTTTGAAATATCCGCAAGGGGCGGTATCGACATGGCCAAACTGTTCGGCATGGAAGATGGCTACGGCGGACTGGATAATCTGGTGCTAACCATAAAAGTAAAAGCCGACGCCGACCTTCCTACCCTGCAAAATTTTGCCGACCGCTCAGCCGCCAACTCGCCAGTGTTGAACAGCCTGAAAGCGCGGGCAAAAGTGATTGTGGAAAAAATCTAG
- a CDS encoding thioredoxin family protein, whose translation MQQLHTLKDIEQAIATHPLVSLYIKAPICGVCTVVAAQLDTALAEEGNVYAVKADIAEIPEMAGRFHVLTAPAWLLFYQGKEVERMARFIPQAQMKQTLAKWTKVAESGHQ comes from the coding sequence ATGCAACAACTGCACACTTTGAAAGACATCGAACAGGCCATCGCCACACACCCTTTAGTATCACTGTATATCAAAGCCCCAATCTGCGGTGTTTGTACGGTCGTGGCTGCCCAGCTTGACACAGCTTTGGCGGAGGAAGGAAATGTGTATGCCGTAAAAGCCGATATTGCTGAAATACCCGAAATGGCCGGACGTTTCCACGTGCTGACCGCACCTGCATGGCTGCTGTTTTATCAAGGCAAGGAAGTAGAACGGATGGCCCGCTTCATCCCTCAGGCACAGATGAAGCAGACATTGGCAAAATGGACAAAAGTAGCAGAAAGCGGACATCAGTAA
- a CDS encoding ArsR/SmtB family transcription factor has translation MPQQTMNLMRECIPIFTVLSDENRHQILRVLWEHGKMNVNELTEHLHLSRPAVSYHLKIMLQAGAVAVEQVGKERFYSIAMADAVARLKQLADLMAQNCPLSK, from the coding sequence ATACCGCAACAAACCATGAATTTAATGCGCGAGTGCATTCCCATTTTTACCGTGTTGAGCGATGAAAACCGCCATCAAATCCTGCGCGTGCTGTGGGAACACGGCAAGATGAACGTCAATGAGCTGACCGAGCATCTGCATCTGTCGCGCCCTGCGGTGTCGTATCATTTGAAAATCATGTTGCAAGCCGGTGCGGTGGCGGTGGAGCAGGTCGGCAAAGAGCGGTTTTACAGTATTGCCATGGCGGATGCGGTGGCGAGATTGAAACAGCTTGCCGATTTGATGGCTCAAAATTGCCCGCTTTCAAAATAG
- a CDS encoding NADH:flavin oxidoreductase/NADH oxidase codes for MLFTPFAFQNGKTAKNRIFKSAMEEQLAQNNQPSEKLVRLYGTWAQGGAGVLVTGNVMVTESGKGSINDVVISDDRGLEMLKKWEKAGTQNDTLLIMQINHVGKQSPAVVNKTPLAPSAVPLVGMDGFINPPRELTADEINGLIQQFVQTAKIAEQAGFSGVQIHAAHGYLISQFLSSHHNRRQDQWGACRFNRSLFI; via the coding sequence ATGTTATTCACGCCATTCGCTTTTCAAAACGGCAAAACCGCCAAAAATCGCATCTTCAAATCCGCCATGGAAGAGCAACTTGCTCAAAACAACCAGCCGTCTGAAAAACTTGTCCGCCTGTACGGCACTTGGGCGCAAGGCGGCGCGGGTGTTTTGGTTACGGGCAATGTGATGGTCACCGAAAGTGGTAAAGGCTCGATAAACGATGTGGTGATTTCAGACGACCGTGGTCTTGAAATGCTGAAAAAATGGGAGAAAGCAGGCACGCAAAACGACACGCTGCTCATTATGCAAATCAACCATGTGGGCAAACAGTCGCCTGCGGTGGTCAATAAAACGCCGCTTGCGCCGAGCGCCGTGCCGCTGGTGGGCATGGACGGCTTTATCAATCCGCCGCGCGAATTGACTGCCGATGAAATCAACGGGCTGATTCAGCAATTCGTGCAAACCGCCAAAATTGCCGAACAGGCAGGCTTTTCAGGCGTACAAATTCACGCCGCGCACGGCTATCTCATCAGCCAATTCCTCTCGTCGCACCACAACCGCCGCCAAGACCAATGGGGCGCATGCCGGTTTAACCGCAGCCTATTTATTTAA
- a CDS encoding autotransporter outer membrane beta-barrel domain-containing protein, with product MLKFELCLIKNEDKIMEFKLNKLTLLLLSAPLIANASITHNGTNVLPSGLATSITDNQEHTINGFLTIAEGGKTTPEGQANGEMTIDNGSKLNISGTVMIGNQNNDGFGGKLTVTGAGSELNVGGLLNIGNYSNANLSILEGGKVTSTFPGNGDDPHFWGWLRHKPDGRTAINTKIIIDGEGSELSYHKDSLIRVVGGGHKETNIDVLISNGGKLSTGVLQLENGTANIQIGNKGKGGTLDVRGFAIGLTKPTFTFDQNDELNFTPEIYTVVAKESYANFVQSGTGTTLFAPTSMRGVNSKIDITDGTLKVGRDNVFFGAGTKTNEINIGSKGTLALNGHNADALTVNNEGTIRLASDDESANKTLRVLDYTSNNGKLIVSSVWNNDSSTTKSDLLYILRSATGHTVVETASGYIEGDILRKAHEDAYSAPVVWDANINSQATFTGTAKTRNAGEAQLTKKDRSIYAWTLKAFGHDIYAAPVSAYIQMPRVNMELGYSVLDTLHQRRGEISQSPNSSVWARVSGKRLETEGRSRLDVDSSQYVAQVGYDFNRSEMQNGVPQSLSGVYFAYSRADSRFYDQYRAENGVVAADKYTGKGKTTAANIGVYHLYRAVNDAYVDTVAQFSYLTNKYNPNLSREVRQHGWSGAVSVEGGHSFALGNSNWRIEPQTQLIYQRLKLQSFHDGVRDVAQGSDNNLRGRIGVRLSHSKDFQRNPNVYFVANVWHDFVKAKSVLIGDTKYGENYSRTWLEGGAGLNVPFGNHAIHADLRLEHSLGNKGNRSGAKAVLGYSYAW from the coding sequence GTGCTAAAATTCGAGCTATGTTTAATTAAAAACGAGGATAAAATAATGGAATTCAAGCTTAATAAACTTACATTACTTTTATTATCGGCTCCGCTTATTGCTAATGCGAGCATCACTCATAACGGAACCAACGTTCTGCCTAGTGGCTTAGCTACAAGCATCACGGATAATCAAGAGCATACTATAAATGGGTTTTTAACCATTGCGGAGGGGGGTAAAACAACCCCTGAAGGGCAAGCAAATGGTGAAATGACCATTGATAATGGCTCTAAGTTAAATATCAGTGGTACAGTAATGATTGGAAATCAAAACAATGACGGTTTCGGTGGTAAATTGACTGTCACTGGTGCCGGAAGTGAATTAAATGTAGGCGGGTTATTAAATATCGGTAACTACAGTAATGCGAATCTCTCTATTTTAGAGGGCGGAAAGGTGACCTCAACATTTCCTGGTAACGGTGATGATCCTCACTTCTGGGGATGGCTTCGTCATAAGCCAGATGGTCGAACAGCTATTAATACTAAAATTATTATTGATGGTGAAGGTTCTGAACTTTCTTATCATAAAGACTCATTAATTCGTGTAGTTGGTGGCGGCCACAAAGAAACAAATATTGATGTATTGATTTCTAATGGCGGTAAACTCAGCACAGGTGTGTTGCAATTAGAAAATGGCACAGCCAATATCCAAATTGGCAACAAAGGTAAAGGTGGAACACTAGATGTTAGAGGTTTTGCCATTGGTCTTACAAAACCAACATTCACCTTTGACCAAAATGATGAGTTGAATTTTACCCCAGAGATTTACACTGTAGTAGCGAAAGAGTCTTATGCTAATTTTGTACAAAGTGGCACTGGCACAACCTTATTTGCGCCAACAAGCATGAGAGGCGTAAATTCTAAAATTGATATTACCGATGGTACATTGAAAGTTGGTAGAGATAATGTCTTTTTTGGTGCTGGAACTAAAACCAATGAGATTAATATTGGTTCCAAAGGTACATTAGCATTAAACGGTCATAATGCTGACGCATTAACCGTTAATAATGAAGGTACTATTCGTCTTGCCTCTGATGATGAATCGGCAAATAAAACACTTCGAGTGCTTGACTATACTTCTAATAATGGAAAATTGATTGTCAGTTCCGTTTGGAATAATGATTCAAGTACAACCAAGTCAGATCTTTTGTATATTCTACGTTCAGCAACCGGCCATACTGTAGTTGAAACGGCTAGTGGTTATATTGAAGGAGACATTCTTCGTAAAGCTCATGAAGATGCTTATTCAGCTCCTGTGGTTTGGGACGCAAATATAAATTCTCAAGCTACGTTTACTGGAACGGCTAAAACAAGAAATGCCGGAGAAGCTCAGTTAACCAAGAAGGATCGTTCTATTTACGCGTGGACATTAAAAGCATTTGGTCATGATATTTATGCAGCACCGGTTTCTGCGTATATTCAAATGCCACGAGTCAATATGGAATTAGGCTATAGCGTGTTAGATACTTTACACCAACGTCGTGGTGAAATTAGCCAATCACCAAATTCTTCCGTTTGGGCGCGTGTTTCCGGTAAACGCTTGGAAACTGAGGGACGTTCCCGTTTAGACGTTGATAGTTCACAATATGTCGCACAAGTAGGTTATGACTTTAACCGCAGCGAAATGCAAAATGGCGTACCACAATCTCTAAGCGGTGTATATTTTGCTTATTCTCGTGCAGATAGTCGCTTCTACGACCAATATCGTGCTGAAAACGGCGTTGTGGCTGCTGATAAATATACCGGTAAAGGTAAAACAACAGCAGCAAACATCGGTGTATATCACTTATACCGTGCAGTAAATGATGCTTATGTGGATACTGTGGCTCAATTCTCTTACTTAACCAATAAGTATAATCCCAATCTTAGCCGTGAAGTAAGACAACATGGTTGGAGCGGTGCGGTATCTGTTGAGGGTGGTCATAGCTTTGCATTGGGCAACTCCAACTGGCGTATTGAACCTCAAACCCAATTGATTTACCAACGCTTAAAACTTCAATCATTCCATGATGGAGTTCGTGATGTTGCACAAGGTTCGGACAACAACTTACGTGGACGTATTGGTGTGCGTTTAAGCCACAGCAAAGACTTCCAACGTAACCCAAACGTGTATTTTGTCGCAAACGTATGGCATGATTTTGTTAAAGCAAAATCTGTCTTAATCGGTGATACCAAATATGGCGAGAATTATTCCCGCACTTGGTTGGAAGGTGGTGCAGGTTTAAATGTACCATTCGGTAACCACGCTATTCATGCGGATCTTCGTTTAGAACATTCTCTAGGCAATAAAGGTAACCGTTCCGGTGCGAAAGCCGTGTTAGGTTATAGCTACGCTTGGTAA
- a CDS encoding pseudouridine synthase, giving the protein MSKQPSSKRQWRDDVSSTAKKPSKPAKSFANKKRSDDERKTSGKTYGQKVSDGSKAQNTAPKQRAAKAKKLVVRNPNQKIMEHARDLKERRSDLSRFEPERLQKVLAASGVGSRREMEEWISNGWVTVNGRVAQLGEKVTPDDHVTVKGSIIKLKWADRLPRIILYYKQEGEIVSRDDPQGRVSIFDRLPQAASSRWVAIGRLDINTSGLLILTTSGELVQRFAHPSFEVEREYAVRVLGELTTEQMRVLTEEGVMLEDGLAKVERIYEQGGEGANKWYNVVIKEGRNREVRRIFESQGLTVSRLVRVGFGPIGLPNRLKRGQFYELNPAEVANIIKWADMLLPGERRRKKS; this is encoded by the coding sequence ATGTCCAAACAGCCTTCCAGCAAACGCCAATGGCGCGACGACGTATCGTCTACCGCCAAAAAACCTTCTAAACCGGCCAAATCCTTTGCCAATAAAAAACGTTCCGACGACGAGAGAAAAACATCAGGCAAAACTTACGGCCAAAAAGTTTCAGACGGCTCTAAAGCTCAAAATACCGCGCCCAAACAACGTGCCGCCAAAGCCAAAAAACTGGTGGTCCGCAATCCCAACCAAAAAATCATGGAGCACGCCCGCGATTTGAAAGAACGCCGCAGCGACCTTTCACGCTTTGAACCCGAGCGCCTGCAAAAAGTCCTGGCCGCTTCCGGTGTCGGCTCACGTCGCGAAATGGAAGAATGGATCAGCAACGGCTGGGTAACGGTCAACGGCCGCGTAGCCCAACTGGGTGAAAAAGTTACGCCCGACGATCATGTTACCGTCAAAGGCAGCATCATCAAACTCAAATGGGCAGACCGCCTGCCACGCATCATCCTCTACTACAAACAAGAAGGCGAAATCGTTTCCCGCGACGACCCGCAAGGCCGCGTCAGCATTTTCGACCGCCTGCCGCAAGCAGCCAGCAGCCGCTGGGTGGCCATCGGCCGTTTGGACATCAATACCAGCGGCCTCTTGATTCTGACCACTTCAGGCGAACTGGTTCAACGCTTTGCCCACCCCAGCTTTGAAGTCGAACGCGAATACGCCGTGCGCGTATTGGGCGAGTTGACCACCGAACAAATGCGCGTCCTGACCGAAGAAGGCGTCATGCTCGAAGACGGTTTGGCTAAAGTAGAACGTATCTACGAACAAGGCGGCGAAGGCGCAAACAAATGGTACAACGTCGTCATCAAAGAAGGCCGCAACCGAGAAGTACGTCGCATTTTTGAAAGCCAAGGCCTGACCGTCAGCCGCCTCGTCCGCGTAGGCTTCGGCCCCATCGGTCTGCCAAACCGCCTCAAACGCGGCCAGTTCTACGAACTCAATCCGGCAGAAGTCGCCAACATTATCAAATGGGCAGATATGCTACTTCCAGGTGAACGTCGCCGGAAGAAAAGTTAA
- the pdxH gene encoding pyridoxamine 5'-phosphate oxidase: MDLHNIREDYSKRELSEAECHADPIVQFEQWLNEAIHAEVNEPTAVNVAAVGEDGRPNSRMVLLKEVNPKGFVFFTNYHSRKGRSYTAHPFAAMTFFWPELERQVRVEGRIEKLDAAASDEYFESRPYTSRIGAWASAQSEVISSKAVLVAKAAAVSVKHPLHVPRPPHWGGYLVIPDRIEFWQGRPSRLHDRIQYRLVDGNWIRERLSP; the protein is encoded by the coding sequence ATGGATCTGCACAATATCCGCGAAGATTACAGCAAACGCGAGCTGTCGGAAGCCGAATGCCACGCCGACCCGATTGTCCAATTCGAGCAATGGCTGAACGAAGCGATTCATGCCGAAGTCAACGAGCCGACCGCTGTCAACGTTGCCGCCGTGGGCGAAGACGGCAGGCCAAACAGCCGCATGGTATTGCTGAAAGAAGTCAACCCCAAAGGCTTTGTCTTCTTTACCAATTACCACAGCCGCAAAGGCCGCTCCTATACGGCACACCCTTTTGCCGCCATGACCTTTTTCTGGCCGGAACTCGAACGCCAAGTACGCGTTGAAGGACGCATTGAAAAACTCGACGCCGCCGCTTCGGACGAATATTTTGAAAGCCGCCCGTATACCAGCCGTATCGGCGCATGGGCAAGCGCGCAAAGCGAAGTAATTTCCAGCAAAGCCGTATTGGTGGCCAAGGCCGCGGCCGTCAGTGTCAAACACCCCCTGCATGTTCCCCGCCCGCCGCATTGGGGCGGATACCTCGTCATTCCCGACCGTATCGAATTTTGGCAAGGCCGCCCCAGCCGCCTGCACGACCGTATCCAATACCGCCTGGTTGACGGCAACTGGATACGCGAACGCCTTTCGCCATAA
- the dut gene encoding dUTP diphosphatase, which produces MQTEVELKILNPKMAASLPAYATPGSAGLDLRACLDEAVVLQPGDVYLVPTGLAVHLANPAYAAVLLPRSGLGHKHGIVLGNLVGLIDSDYQGELKVSLWNRGKEAFTIEPMERIAQMVIVPVIQAAFKVVDEFAASERGEGGFGSTGKA; this is translated from the coding sequence ATGCAAACCGAAGTCGAACTGAAAATCTTAAATCCGAAAATGGCCGCTTCCCTGCCTGCTTATGCAACGCCCGGTTCTGCCGGTTTGGACTTGCGTGCCTGCCTGGATGAAGCTGTTGTATTGCAGCCGGGCGATGTGTACCTTGTGCCGACCGGTTTGGCCGTGCATTTGGCCAACCCTGCATACGCCGCCGTTTTGTTGCCGCGTTCCGGCCTGGGTCATAAACACGGTATTGTTTTGGGTAACTTGGTCGGTTTGATTGACTCGGATTATCAAGGCGAATTGAAGGTTTCTTTGTGGAACCGTGGTAAAGAAGCGTTTACCATCGAGCCGATGGAGCGTATCGCGCAAATGGTGATTGTGCCGGTTATCCAAGCCGCGTTTAAAGTCGTGGACGAGTTTGCCGCCAGCGAGCGCGGTGAAGGCGGATTCGGCAGCACCGGCAAAGCCTGA